In Myxococcus stipitatus, the following are encoded in one genomic region:
- the cglE gene encoding adventurous gliding motility protein CglE, with amino-acid sequence MNKSRLVAALALLSTPAFAGTPPEGVEFQPRRGFYTDTNIGVFFTVGGQNSYSNAQTYLQLGLGYDLTERISLGAHFGMGASAQNCFAGYLPGSETCALSDNFTMQFLDATASYHLKLMDRVYLTPKLVAGYTRLDPAPVDPDKGDPGRAVSAPNAGVGVGFEYSTGMDHFSVGADVLARFVIGPDITSFAIFPKVKYTF; translated from the coding sequence GTGAACAAGTCCCGACTGGTTGCCGCGCTCGCCTTGCTGTCGACTCCCGCCTTCGCGGGCACGCCGCCCGAAGGCGTGGAGTTCCAGCCGCGCCGAGGCTTCTATACCGACACCAACATCGGCGTGTTCTTCACGGTGGGCGGGCAGAACTCCTACTCGAACGCGCAGACGTATCTGCAACTGGGTCTCGGTTATGACCTGACGGAGCGCATCTCGCTGGGGGCGCACTTCGGCATGGGCGCCTCCGCGCAGAACTGCTTCGCGGGCTATCTGCCGGGCTCGGAGACGTGTGCGCTGTCCGACAACTTCACCATGCAGTTCCTGGATGCGACGGCGTCGTACCACCTGAAGTTGATGGACCGCGTGTATCTGACGCCCAAGCTGGTGGCGGGCTACACGCGGCTGGACCCGGCGCCGGTGGACCCCGACAAGGGTGACCCGGGCCGGGCCGTCAGCGCCCCCAACGCGGGGGTGGGCGTGGGCTTCGAGTACTCCACGGGCATGGACCACTTCTCCGTGGGCGCGGACGTGCTGGCCCGCTTCGTCATCGGCCCCGACATCACCTCCTTCGCCATCTTCCCGAAGGTGAAGTACACGTTCTGA
- a CDS encoding AgmX/PglI C-terminal domain-containing protein, producing the protein MAAAKNNSLTLRITGPDGSTVETVSEGESVIVGSGAQAAVKLQDPRVSNLHVMLKVDKDGSVTAIDLGSEAGTEISGQRLLIPTALKPGDVLCVGGSRVEVVFGMAEPERPAPAGAKVSGQNFQGSVTQRTPPRESMPRPHVVTSPSAAASTARGEFVFTGAQPEPAVSSGGLRTERAGRPAVIPVAVPPPPPARPVARNVGGEAQARVVLPQLREPLPVEAMPTVREKVLQVAMLWGDTLLQVRHFAEGVPVTIGDGKKSSFLVHVPSVGSRFVLAVGRGELLEVHAPKGSGVIVTERGHVKPKDTLRASGQLTGTADDAEQVFKVGLHHRVEVTLGTVTFVARYVKPSAAIATSTLAESDFTFFKITSICLLTGLALVLAMILTPRAETAQHDDIFESQQRVAKFLVTPEKRIEQKKLQLSGMEEGAKAKDEEGKFGKEDAKQQEAAPSKPGTPMVDKSKKEKDRKVVGKVGLLGAFKGLKGGASDVFGPGGFGTGLNNMLGGLKGGGAMGDAQGVGGLGSRGSGTGGGGTALGIGGLGTRGDGRGTGGTGGIDLGGRGKSITKVIPGKTTVVGGLDKDVIAKVIRRHQNEIKYCYESELNKEPNLAGKVAVAFTIDPTGAVSDATVSETTLNNSRAEQCMISRIRRWKFPEPKGGGVVAVTYPWMFSPAGAEGGEG; encoded by the coding sequence ATGGCGGCGGCGAAGAACAACAGCTTGACCCTTCGAATCACAGGCCCGGATGGCTCCACCGTGGAGACTGTCTCCGAGGGCGAGAGTGTCATCGTGGGCTCTGGTGCCCAGGCGGCGGTGAAGCTTCAGGACCCGCGGGTCTCCAACCTCCATGTGATGCTCAAGGTGGACAAGGATGGCTCGGTGACGGCCATCGACCTGGGCAGCGAGGCCGGGACGGAGATCAGCGGCCAGCGGCTGCTCATCCCCACGGCGCTCAAACCCGGTGATGTGTTGTGCGTGGGCGGGAGCCGGGTGGAGGTCGTCTTTGGAATGGCCGAGCCGGAGCGTCCCGCACCCGCGGGAGCGAAGGTCTCCGGACAGAACTTCCAGGGCTCGGTGACGCAGCGGACACCTCCCCGGGAGTCCATGCCCAGGCCTCACGTGGTGACGTCCCCGTCCGCGGCGGCGAGCACGGCGCGCGGCGAGTTCGTCTTCACGGGCGCTCAACCCGAGCCCGCGGTCTCCTCGGGAGGACTGCGCACCGAGCGCGCTGGGCGGCCCGCGGTGATACCCGTGGCGGTTCCTCCTCCACCTCCCGCGCGGCCCGTGGCCAGGAACGTCGGAGGCGAGGCCCAGGCCCGCGTGGTGCTTCCGCAGCTGCGCGAGCCGCTCCCCGTCGAGGCGATGCCCACGGTCCGGGAGAAGGTGCTCCAGGTCGCGATGTTGTGGGGTGACACGCTGTTGCAGGTGCGTCACTTCGCCGAAGGGGTTCCCGTCACCATCGGCGATGGGAAGAAGAGCTCCTTCCTCGTCCATGTTCCATCGGTGGGCTCGCGCTTCGTGTTGGCCGTCGGCCGAGGTGAGCTGCTGGAGGTGCATGCGCCCAAGGGCTCGGGTGTCATCGTCACCGAGCGGGGCCACGTGAAGCCGAAGGACACGCTTCGCGCCTCGGGCCAACTGACGGGCACCGCGGATGATGCCGAGCAGGTCTTCAAGGTGGGCCTGCATCACCGGGTGGAGGTGACACTCGGGACCGTGACGTTCGTGGCCCGGTATGTGAAACCCTCCGCGGCCATCGCCACCAGCACCCTGGCGGAGTCGGACTTCACCTTCTTCAAGATCACCAGCATCTGCCTGCTCACGGGCCTGGCGCTCGTCCTGGCGATGATACTGACGCCCCGCGCGGAGACGGCGCAGCACGACGACATCTTCGAGTCCCAACAGCGGGTGGCGAAGTTCCTCGTCACCCCCGAGAAGCGCATCGAGCAGAAGAAGCTCCAGCTCTCGGGAATGGAAGAGGGCGCGAAGGCGAAGGACGAAGAGGGCAAGTTCGGCAAGGAGGACGCGAAACAGCAGGAGGCCGCGCCGTCGAAGCCGGGCACGCCCATGGTGGACAAGTCCAAGAAGGAGAAGGACCGGAAGGTGGTGGGCAAGGTCGGCCTCCTGGGCGCGTTCAAGGGCTTGAAGGGCGGCGCCTCGGACGTGTTCGGACCGGGAGGTTTCGGCACGGGCCTGAACAACATGCTGGGCGGCCTCAAGGGCGGCGGGGCCATGGGTGACGCTCAAGGCGTGGGCGGCCTGGGCTCGCGCGGGTCTGGCACGGGTGGCGGTGGCACGGCCCTGGGCATCGGTGGCCTGGGCACTCGCGGAGATGGGCGCGGCACGGGCGGCACGGGTGGCATCGACCTGGGAGGACGCGGCAAGTCCATCACCAAGGTCATCCCGGGCAAGACGACCGTGGTGGGCGGCCTGGACAAGGACGTCATCGCGAAGGTCATTCGCCGCCACCAGAACGAAATCAAGTACTGCTACGAGTCGGAGCTGAACAAGGAGCCCAACCTCGCGGGCAAGGTGGCGGTGGCGTTCACCATCGACCCCACGGGCGCGGTGTCCGACGCCACCGTGTCGGAGACCACGCTGAACAACTCTCGCGCGGAGCAGTGCATGATTTCGCGCATCCGCCGCTGGAAGTTCCCGGAGCCCAAGGGCGGTGGTGTGGTGGCCGTGACGTATCCGTGGATGTTCTCGCCGGCGGGCGCCGAAGGCGGCGAGGGGTAG
- a CDS encoding SDR family NAD(P)-dependent oxidoreductase, whose translation MSRPGLLEGKVALVIGASRGIGAQTAKTFVEEGATVVLAARSEDALHSLAEELRRQGGTALPVPADLADADSIASLVQTTVARFGRLDVAFNNAADGHMPAPLAELSVEDLDRSYRINVRGFFLAMKHQLDAMLASGGGSIVNMASTAGLNGVRGMGAYSATKHAIIGLTRSAALDYADKGIRLNVVAPGPILTGRLQQLPEERRAPIVRAVPMGRIGTAEEVARTVAWLCSDAASFVTGTTLAIDGGRLAGA comes from the coding sequence ATGAGCCGCCCGGGCCTGTTGGAGGGGAAGGTCGCCCTGGTCATCGGCGCCAGCCGTGGCATCGGCGCCCAGACGGCGAAGACCTTCGTGGAGGAAGGCGCCACCGTGGTGCTGGCGGCGCGCTCGGAGGATGCGCTCCACTCGCTCGCGGAGGAGCTGCGGCGCCAGGGAGGCACGGCCCTGCCGGTGCCCGCGGACCTGGCGGACGCGGACTCCATCGCATCCCTCGTCCAGACCACCGTCGCGCGGTTCGGCCGGCTGGACGTGGCGTTCAACAACGCGGCGGACGGGCACATGCCCGCGCCCCTGGCGGAGCTCTCCGTCGAGGACCTGGACCGCTCCTACCGCATCAACGTGCGCGGCTTCTTCCTGGCCATGAAGCACCAGCTCGACGCGATGCTGGCCTCGGGCGGGGGCTCCATCGTCAACATGGCCTCCACCGCCGGGCTCAACGGTGTCCGGGGCATGGGCGCCTATAGCGCGACCAAGCACGCCATCATCGGCCTCACCCGCTCCGCCGCGCTCGACTACGCGGACAAGGGCATCCGCCTCAACGTCGTGGCGCCAGGGCCCATCCTCACCGGGCGCCTCCAACAGCTCCCGGAAGAGCGCCGGGCCCCCATCGTCCGCGCCGTGCCCATGGGCCGCATCGGCACAGCGGAGGAGGTCGCCCGGACGGTGGCCTGGCTGTGCTCGGACGCGGCGTCGTTCGTCACGGGCACGACGCTGGCCATCGACGGAGGCAGGCTCGCGGGAGCCTGA